TTATGTAATCATCTTCTCATGTGATTAACGCTGTGTTTTTGATCGTCTACACAGAGATCCTCACCTTGTTGATAGTCATCTGACATTTGACAAAACAGGCATAGTTAAAGAATTTTCCCAGGTTTGTCCAATCTTTGGTGTTGTAAGGCTGTACCTAATTACTATTGTCCTGAGTTAAATGATGTTTTCTGAGAGGCTTGAGGTATTCAGGATTGTAATTATCTGACATCGTTGCTTTGCCCAACAGTGTGCATTTGTTTTGCAGCTACATGAGAAGTTCTTCTGTAGATATTCTCATGGCAGGCTGATCTGTGTGATTCATGCCTCATCTTCCTTACAGGGAACAGAACAGTACTCCGCAGCTTCAtagatttattttttcccaAACAAACTTTGACATGttcaataaacaaataaatgtctttaGTATCTGATGCATCATTTTAACAAGCATTGTCACACACATAAACTTTATAATGGATTACATTGGTATCACCCTTGAAAACATTTGTCAGCTCACAGATGTGTGGTGGATCCACGAAGAGTGATGTGCAGTTGCCTCCTAGTCGTTAGATGGGTATATTCCTGTCCTCCTTGGCTCTCTAAAAGTGTCTTTGTCGATCAAAAGCTCTCGTTCAAGGACAAGAGCTGAGCTGTTTGTGCTGTTCATCCTGCAACATGAGACCATTTGTCAGTGACAATGTTAACTCTTCAAAGAGTTAACATTGTCACTAAGCTAAGGGCCTCTAGGTGGCATCAATGCCCCTGTTCAGGTTACACTGGCTGACGACAGTGCTCAATGTTGAAATACCAGTTTGTGagttaatgaggaaaagtaataATCAGGAGCTTGGTCACTGTTTGCTTCTGCTGCACGATGTGTTTAAACATTTTGTTACTGTTGAACCCCTAATGACGTAAGAACTCATTTTTTTATCACTGAACAGAacattttgtgtcttttcttaCAAAATGTTCTTCTCAGAAAGTGAATTCTCACTTCTTTAAATTACCCAGCTCTGTAATTTCAAAGAGCTTTGTAGGGATTCTTTTTAATGTGGCCTTTCACATTTAAAATTAGACAAGACAGAACATGCAAATAAGTAACTGAAGAGCATGGCTCGTACTCAGGCCTGTGTAAGCCCAACCCTTGCTTcccctcttccctccctcctatTCCTTGCCAAACAGGATCTGTAGGATCTTACAGAGTCATTTTCTCAGGAGAGAGGAATGTCAGAACACAAGGCTGAGTGCCTGCTGGGACATGCTCCCTACATTCTCTCAGACTCACAGGGAAAAAGGTCCAGAATGAGCTCACACGTCCATTTCACTCTGACTCACTCACTACTTAAACTGTCTGGTACACCACCCTGCACTGTCTACCTTCAGTTTTACGATgtgctttgcttctttttaaatatattttttggtCAGTTGTTTTCAAAtgataataaacaaacacacacccaaaaACCATTTTaaagaattttattttttaaaaaagtctgtttaGTTTACAGCTCAGAGGTGAAATATTATACAGCAGATTAGTCATTTACACTACAAGGAACCCAAGTCaacatataaatacaataaattTGTGATAATTGTATGACACAAATCAGAGAAATGTAAAGGATTACTTGGCTGACAGTATCTCAGTTTTTTAAATGCTATCAACAAGCAGTGTATAGAAATGTACCATAACACAAAATGTCCCCATTCCTGCTACATTTGTCTGCATCGTTGTGTATGTATCGTGTttgaatatatatacacacagaaatCCAAAGTGACAGCATTCCTGGATTGATTAGCTTGCTCTCTCAACACTAGCGCTGCCATTTCCACACATAGACAAGCAGAGCTGGTTGAAGTGAAATGTTAAAAGTCACAAAGTCCAGTTTTCCACCAGGATCAGGTTGGTGTGCTTCAGTTAACAGACCAGTGGCTTGAAGTGGGCGATGAGCTGCTTGTGGACTCTTTGTGGCGCAAATTTGGGCTGTGGCTGTAGGTGGGGGAGTGAGTAATGCTTGGACTGCTGGGTGGTGTGGAAGAACAGGAGGAAGACTTGGATTTAATCTGCAGCCACTTGTCCCCCAAAGCCTTGGCAAAGTGATCGTCAACAGACAAACTGATGGAGAGCTGCTGGGAGCGAGCCTTCTGGTAGTTCACGCCAAGGCTTCTCTGGAAATGCTCTTCCAGGACATGGTTGTAGTcacattttgaaatcactgtGAAAGAAAGCATGAATGAACATATCAAATACACTCCTTGGTGAGTCAGGAGCTGATGTGTGTAGGTGATGACCGTCTGGTGTGTGAGTTGATTCATGTGAGACTGACCTGATGAGTGGCTTTTGTGGACGTCAGATCTGCAAGAGGGGTCTCTTAATGAAGAGACACAAGTGATCACAGAGGGACGCAtctgaatgaaaaataaattcatGGGTTGTTAGATTACATGCACAGAGGAGTTGATGTGTGTATTACTGCTActgtttgttgtttgctaaTAACTACTACTTAGCTAGAAGAGTAACAGTTTAATTTGAAAATGATTTGAAAACTGATTAAACTGGTTAGGTTTGCCTAGGAGAGCCATATCACTCCCAGTGAGAAAGCAGTCTGTTTGGTCTTGTTGATGGCATTCCTCACTCCATTGCTCACATTTTCTTCCTGAATCCGGCTGGATTGCATAGCTCAGACAAGCTtaggcctgcacacacacttggaAGTTAGAACGCCTTTGCAGTCAGATTCGCTGGCTACAGATGAGAGGCAGTCTACAGCTGTGGCTAGCCTGGAGCTACTCTTAGACTACAAAGGGACATACTGTACTGTCCTACAATGTTTCTCAAGTTATGGCGTAGTTATGGCAAGTTATGGTTATGTGCGCTTTTTCATTAAATCAGCTTGTGTGGAGGATGGTTGTTGCTGAATTACCTGGATTTGACTGGTAGCagtgcttttgttgttttccaAAGTACTTTCAGGGTCTTTTCTGGGCTTCTTGATAAGGGCAAGGGGTTCATCCATGACTGGTGTGTAGTACACATGAGTAGACAGAGGGCTGGTGGGGCTAGGTGTTGGACTCTGGGAAGCTGTGGAAGTCTTTATGCTGGTGAACACCGCTGGGGCTGGAGCTGGTGCTGTTCTCTGGGCCAGTTTAACATTGCTCCTGCTTATGGCCCGTTCCCGCCTGCAGCATGAATTTAGTCAGATTTATTGTCAaaactgctatatgtgctggacatacagagaacaACTAAGAACTTAAacataaagaataaatataaggtgtaaaaaatgtaccaacaatgaggcacacacaaaatacaaggcacagtGCAGTGAGATGTTAATAGTGCAGTTGACATAGATAATGATTAGATGAGATTAGACTATGTTAGATTCATGTAAAATGTGAACTTTGATTGCAAACATTGTGAATATGAATAACTTGTGTCACTAACCTTTCTTCCAAAGTTAGACCCTTCTCGTGGCTGTGCTTGCGTTTGATTGGATAGACGGCTGGGGCTCGAGCGCGGTCATTTGTCATATGCCTGTATCTGTCCTCACTTCTTTGGTGGGGTTGACctatgaaagaaaaataaatattaaggCCCAAACAAACTTCATTTGCTAAAACAAACCCATCTAGAAGGTCAATTACCCTATTCTCTCAATGATGATTTTACACGATTGACGTTGTTGTAGCACTGGTGATGAGTAAGAGCTTGTTTTGATCCATGTCATCAACTTGCATGACTACTATTCGtgggaaaatgttttttgtcaCCGTTAATCGTAAACTCCGTTAAGCTGCAGAACTTGATTTACCTGATGAGTGAGGGTTAGAACATGACACAGCTGATTCAATGTTAACggtaaatgttgtttttctgcataaTGTTGGCATTCAGCCCTATCACGCTTAGAAGGGAACAAGGGTGACAAACATCCAATCTATAAAGATTTTGAGGACCCAGCTTTGTGTGGCACCCATGTGGGAAAAGGCCATCAAGGTgactacacactcacacatatgcATACTGGATTTTTGCAATTACACAAGTTAAAACACATCAAGAAGaagctgatgatgtcattgcaGTGTTAAAATAAGATAATTTGGGCATCCTAGTGTTTTTTataaaaactgctttttcaTTAACTTAACTTAATTTAAACATATATTTATCTGAATCTGGCAGTTGTGTCACACATACAGTCAAAACAACAGCATTGTGTGAAAATGTAAGCACGCCATTGTCTCACTCGATGCTTAGTTGCATTTGGACGACAGGACTTTTAGACTGTATTCAAATCAACCATTTTGTGCCTTAAAGGAAACAACAAggtgtgttgtgttactgtatCAACAATGGGTAATTGTGTCTTTTGCattgagacaaaaacaaataacgTATGTGCTTTCACACTCTGCTCACTCCAGTTTTGCATTTCCTACTGCCTAAACACTCTAGTGCTATTGTGGAGGGGGCAGGTATAACCACACCTATGCTGATTTTCTAATGCCTCGGGCATGGATATTTCTTCCTTATTAGCAAAGAGAATATGCTGCCTGACCTTTTGGGTCGCtatatttaataaaacaatTGTGAGATCCAAAAGGGACACAGTCTACACAATCCCAGCTCAGGCTTTAGGACGTTGGAAGGCCATAAGCATTATTAAGATGTTCTTTGTTCTTCATTTAAGCAGATTTCCTAAATAGATTAGTAAAAACCAGAGTATATGTTTCTGCCTGTTGCTATTTATCTTTAATTTGGTCATTATCTGGATCTGCCCTTTGAGGCTGTATTTGCATAAATATGATGGActcaataaatacaaaaacatagaTCATGTATCAGGTCAGGATCACAAACGTACATCTATATTAGAAAATATGTTACAGATAGCAAATGGTAGCTATAGCTGATATCAAACAGGGTAACACAAGCATTCCCTGTCATCAAGCAACAGgaaataaaagtaaaagcaTGAAACCAGCTTACCTTCTAAAATGTAAACCTTGAAGCCACTGCTCATCCGAGTAATGTATTGGAAATTAGCCACAGCCATGACTCTGACTTGATTGTCTCTGAGAGAAGtcaaacacagaggagcacCGTGACTGCCAGAGTTTACAGCACACAATGAGACTCAGTTATAGATTGTATTGGAAAGGCAATGCAATGCTGGGTCTGAGCTCAGCCAGGTAAAGTATCAGGTGAGTGTAGATAGGCACAGTGGCCTCCGTGTGACTCATTCCCGCATTCAGATTGGCTGCCACATAAGCCAATAGGAAGCCACCATTATCTGAGCATTGTTATTGTTGTAGGAGGAATGTGCTCACAGGTAGGCCTGTTCTAAAAGCAGAAAGGGAAGCTGCTAAATGTCATCATGCCACATTATTCACAATTGACCAGAAAATCATTTTTGGCtgttcacatgttcacattttattagACGTCTTCCAAAGAGTGCCCTAAGTGAAGTGTGTCTTTTGTTACCCTGTAAAGTGTCAGCACCTGACCCCCCCCCGCCTAATCTGCAATCTCACCAAACTGCATTTTTCTGAGTACTTAGCCCACCGAGGCTCCAGTCATTCCACTGACCTGCCCATACACGCATGCAGCTGTACTCTGAGCCTGCTTCACTAGTAATCCAAAGGCTTTTGTTGATGGCCAGACAAAGACTCCTAAGTCCTGAAAATGCTGCTGCCATGAGAACAATCTCATCTTGGCATACTGAGGAGTTTTGCCACATCTGTGAAGGCCACTCATTCAGATACTATGATGCTGGTCcagctgggaaaaaaaatcaactaagCTGCAATTAATATGTTTTATAATGTATTTGCACAATAACGGAATGAGAATGACAAACATCCTTTAAGTAATCCAGGTTTTGTTGATATATCGACTGTTTAATGTCCCCAATACTGCACTAGTAATAATGTTTGAAGTGAAATAACAGCCAGCCAATCATATGAAGGTATTTCATTTTTTACATGCATGAAAGTATTATGTTGAAATTTATTTAGGCTCAACATTGCCCCCTTCAGTTATACACTGGGATGGCAAGGATGGAAGTCaatgtgcaaagaaaaaaataaaattgcaaGGACTCCATGgtagtataaatatataatataagtgACACACATGCTTGTGAGATCCAAGAAATCA
The genomic region above belongs to Parambassis ranga chromosome 9, fParRan2.1, whole genome shotgun sequence and contains:
- the vgll4l gene encoding vestigial like 4 like isoform X2, whose protein sequence is MTNDRARAPAVYPIKRKHSHEKGLTLEERRERAISRSNVKLAQRTAPAPAPAVFTSIKTSTASQSPTPSPTSPLSTHVYYTPVMDEPLALIKKPRKDPESTLENNKSTATSQIQMRPSVITCVSSLRDPSCRSDVHKSHSSVISKCDYNHVLEEHFQRSLGVNYQKARSQQLSISLSVDDHFAKALGDKWLQIKSKSSSCSSTPPSSPSITHSPTYSHSPNLRHKESTSSSSPTSSHWSVN
- the vgll4l gene encoding vestigial like 4 like isoform X1; this translates as MAVANFQYITRMSSGFKVYILEGQPHQRSEDRYRHMTNDRARAPAVYPIKRKHSHEKGLTLEERRERAISRSNVKLAQRTAPAPAPAVFTSIKTSTASQSPTPSPTSPLSTHVYYTPVMDEPLALIKKPRKDPESTLENNKSTATSQIQMRPSVITCVSSLRDPSCRSDVHKSHSSVISKCDYNHVLEEHFQRSLGVNYQKARSQQLSISLSVDDHFAKALGDKWLQIKSKSSSCSSTPPSSPSITHSPTYSHSPNLRHKESTSSSSPTSSHWSVN